The genome window AGCAGTCTCCTCAGGCGTGTGGGCAGCAGGGAGCCAAGCAGTCTCCTCAGGCATGTGGGCAGCAGGGAGCCAAGCAGTCTCCTCAGGAGTGTGGGCAGCAGGGAGCCAAGCAGTCTCCTCAGGAGTGTGGGCAGCAGGGAGCCAAGCAGTCTCCTCAGGAGTGTGGGCAGCAGGGAGCCAAGCAGTCTCCTCAGGCGTGTTGGCAGCAGGGAGCCAAGCAGTCTCCTCAGGCGTGTGGGCAGCAGGGAGCCAAGCAGTCTCCTCAGGAGTGTGGGCAGCAGGGAGCCAAGCAGTCTCCTCAGGCATGTGGGCAACAGGGAGCCAAGCAGTCTCCTCAGGAGTGTGGTCAGCAGGGAGCCAAGCAGTCTCCTCAGGCGTGTGGGCAGCAGGGAGCCAAGCAGTCTCCTCAGGAGTGTGGGCAGCAGGGAGCCAAACAGTCTCCTCAGGAGTGTGGGCAGCAGGGAGCCAAGCAGTCTCCTCAGGAGTGTGGGCAGCAGGGAGCCAAGCAGTCTCCTCAGGAGTGTGGGCAGCAGGGAGCCAAGCAGTCTCCTCAGGCGTGTGGGCAGCAGGGAGCCAAGCAGTCTCCTCAGGAGTGTGGGCAGCAGGGAGCAAGCAGTTTCCTCAGGAGTGTGGGCAGCAGGGAGCCAAGCAGTCTCCTCAGGAGTGTGGGCAGCAGGGAGCCAAGCAGTCTCCTCAGGAGTGTGGGCATCAGGGAGCCAAGCAGTCTCCTCAGGAGTGTGGGCAGCAGGGAGCCAAGCAGTCTCCTCAGGAGTGTGGGCAGCAGGGAGCCAAGCAGTCTCCTCAGGAGTGTGGGCAGCAGGGAGCCAAGCAGTCTCCTCAGGCGTGTGGTCAGCAGGGAGCCAAGCAGTCTCCTCAGGCATGTGGGCAGCAGGGAGCCAAACAGTCTCCTCAGGAGTGTGGGCAGCAGGGAGCCAAGCAGTCTCCTCAGGCGTGTTGGCAGCAGGGAGCCAAGCAGTCTCCTCAGGCGTGTGGGCAGCAGGGAGCCAAGCAGTCTCCTCAGGAGTGTGGGCAGCAGGGAGCCAAGCAGTCTCCTCAGGCATGTGGGCAACAGGGAGCCAAGCAGTCTCCTCAGGAGTGTGGTCAGCAGGGAGCCAAGCAGTCTCCTCAGGCGTGTGGGCAGCAGGGAGCCAAGCAGTCTCCTCAGGAGTGTGGGCAGCAGGGAGCCAAGCAGTCTCCTCAGGAGTGTGGGCAGCAGGGAGCCAAGCAGTCTCCTCAGGAGTGTGGTCAGCAGGGAGCCAAGCAGTCTCCTCAGGCGTGTGGGCAGCAGGGAGCCAAACAGTCTCCTCAGGAGTGTGGGCAGCAGGGAGCCAAGCAGTCTCCTCAGGCGTGTTGGCAGCAGGGAGCCAAGCAGTCTCCTCAGGCGTGTGGGCAGCAGGGAGCCAAGCAGTCTCCTCAGGAGTGTGGGCAGCAGGGAGCCAAGCAGTCTCCTCAGGCATTTGGGCAACAGGGAGCCAAGCAGTCTCCTCAGGAGTGTGGTCAGCAGGGAGCCAAGCAGTCTCCTCAGGCGTGTGGGCAGCAGGGAGCCAAGCAGTCTCCTCAGGAGTGTGGGCAGCAGGGAGCCAAACAGTCTCCTCAGGAGTGTGGGCAGCAGGGAGCCAAGCAGTCTCCTCAGGAGTGTGGGCAGCAGGGAGCCAAGCAGTCTCCTCAGGAGTGTGGGCAGCAGGGAGCCAAGCAGTCTCCTCAGGCGTGTGGGCAGCAGGGAGCCAAGCAGTCTCCTCAGGAGTGTGGGCAGCAGGGAGCAAGCAGTTTCCTCAGGAGTGTGGGCAGCAGGGAGCCAAGCAGTCTCCTCAGGAGTGTGGGCAGCAGGGAGCCAAGCAGTCTCCTCAGGAGTGTGGGCAGCAGGGAGCCAAGCAGTCTCCTCAGGAGTGTGGGCAGCAGGGAGCCAAGCAGTCTCCTCAGGCGTGTGGTCAGCAGGGAGCCAAGCAGTCTCCTCAGGCATGTGGGCAGCAGGGAGCCAAACAGTCTCCTCAGGAGTGTGGGCAGCAGGGAGCCAAGCAGTCTCCTCAGGCGTGTTGGCAGCAGGGAGCCAAGCAGTCTCCTCAGGCGTGTGGGCAGCAGGGAGCCAAGCAGTCTCCTCAGGAGTGTGGGCAGCAGGGAGCCAAGCAGTCTCCTCAGGCATGTGGGCAACAGGGAGCCAAGCAGTCTCCTCAGGAGTGTGGTCAGCAGGGAGCCAAGCAGTCTCCTCAGGCGTGTGGGCAGCAGGGAGCCAAGCAGTCTCCTCAGGAGTGTGGGCAGCAGGGAGCCAAGCAGTCTCCTCAGGAGTGTGGGCAGCAGGGAGCCAAGCAGTCTCCTCAGGAGTGTGGTCAGCAGGGAGCCAAGCAGTCTCCTCAGGCGTGTGGGCAGCAGGGAGCCAAACAGTCTCCTCAGGAGTGTGGGCAGCAGGGAGCCAAGCAGTCTCCTCAGGCGTGTTGGCAGCAGGGAGCCAAGCAGTCTCCTCAGGCGTGTGGGCAGCAGGGAGCCAAGCAGTCTCCTCAGGAGTGTGGGCAGCAGGGAGCCAAGCAGTCTCCTCAGGCATGTGGGCAACAGGGAGCCAAGCAGTCTCCTCAGGAGTGTGGTCAGCAGGGAGCCAAGCAGTCTCCTCAGGCATGTGGGCAGCAGGGAGCCAAGCAGTCTCCTCAGGAGTGTGGGCAGCAGGGAGCCAAGCAGTCTCCTCAGGAGTGTGTGCAGCAGGGAGCCAAGCAGTCTCCTCAGGAGTGTGGGCAGCAGGGAGCCAAGCAGTCTCCTCAGGAGTGTGGGCAGCAGGGAGCCAAGCAGTCTCCTCAGGAGTGTGGGCAGCAGGGAGCCAAACAGTCTCCTCAGGAGTGTGGGCAGCAGGGAGCCAAGCAGTCTCCTCAGGAGTGTGGGCAGCAGGGAGCCAAGCAGTCTCCTCAGGAGTGTGGGCAGCAGGGAGCCAAGCAGTCTCCTCAGGCATGTGGGCAACAGGGAGCCAAGCAGTCTCCTCAGGAGTGTGGGCAGCAGGGAGCCAAGCAGTCTCCTCAGGAGTGTGGGCAGCAGGGAGCCAAGCAGTCTCCTCAGGAGTGTGGGCAGCAGGGAGCCAAGCAGTCTCCTCAGGAGTGTGGGCAGCAGGGAGCCAAGCAGTTATCAAAAGGCTggtggttcaaatccctgagacGACTAGCTTTGTTTGTTCATTGGGAATTCACTATCATTTTGGGAATGTGAATTCACAATTCCATAATTAACCTTATTAGCCAATTAGCCAAAATATGTCTATTTACTCATGCTGTAGTAAGAAGACGACATGATCAAAGTGATGAGTTACAttgtctgagacctgaagacCCTTGTAAACTACCAGAGTTTATACCTACGCTTTAGCTCAGTGGGATTACAGCAGGGTTCGATATCTGGTCAGTTACACAAGTCTGTACAACATCTATCAAAACCTCAGTTTCCCCGGAGACTTCTCTACTGTGAAGAGCAGAGGTCCTCTTCACAGTTTTTAACTTCTGTCAACTCAATAATGTACTGTTTTCTTCACAGGCATCCACCAATAGCATCACGTCCACCATGGATCATACTGGTGATAGCACACACATAGTAGAGTTAACAGTCCTCACGTTTAAATATAAAATGCTAAACAACTGGTTCTATCTGGCTCTGATTGGCCCACACAGGTTCTATCTGATTCTGACTGGCTCAGACTGGTTATATCTGATTCTGACTGGCTCAGACTGTTTATATCTGATTCTGACTGTCTCAGACTGGTTATATCTGATTCTGACTGTCTCAGACTGGTTCTATCTGATTCTGGTTAGCTCAGACAGGTTCTATCTGATTCTGACTGGCTCAGACTGGTTCTATCTGATTCTGACTTGCTCAGACTGGTTATATCTGATTCTGACTGGCTCAGACTGATTATATCTGATTCTGATTAGCTCAGACTGGTTATATCTGATTCTGACTGGCTCAGACGGGTTCTATCTGATTATGATATAGTCAGACTGGTTCCATCTGGTTGTGATTGTACAAAGTAGCAGGACGTTGACCGGAAGAGGAAAACAGCCACAATAACAGCAGCATTGACTCTTATCATCAGAACCACTCTGTCCATTAAGCGTGTTTTCTGGTCATTGTCTATCACTACATCTTCGCATAGACATATTTCTTTCCCCCTCTAACATGTCTTATTGCTACTCTGATGTGTCTTTTCAGGCTCAGTCAAACATATGACCCATTATTAGTTAATGGCTGGCTGGATGCTGACTCATGTAGGAGGTGTTTGTGGCATCCAGACAGTGAAAGTGTTCCTGGTGTTTGTGGACATCTTCCACTGAACAGCAGTAGAGAATAGGTAGACACATTATCTCTAAGGGTGTATCCAAAAtgtcatcctattccctataaagtgcactacttttgaccataggttCAGCTAATGGGTCAGATTGTATGTTCAGCATATACAAATTTAGGTGGCCTTACTTGCTCTAGCATAATTGGCTGGTTCAATCACTGACCTCCTCTTCCCTGCTACCCTTCCCAAGGTCATGTTGATATGGGTTCCTCTCTGTATCCTTCACAGTGCACATCTAACAGTGGCAGAGGTCTACAGGAGAGTGGTCTGGGCCTGTgacccaaacagcaccctatttactatgtagtgcactacatttgactggAGCACTATGGACCctgaccaaaagtagtgcactagatagggaatagggtgttgtcTTCATTAACCCTCAGTATCTCCCTCAGACACCACAGGAGTACTTTAAAACACCATCCAAATTGCAGCTAATACTAATTATATCACTTATTTCCTCATTCTCCTACACCCACTTTCAACTTAATCAcatatatctcctctcttctttgtCAGGAGGAAAATATGTTGGGGGGAaatacaattatctttaaggAAGATACAGTTCTACCACTGGCTGGCATAGTCCACTGGTTCTCAGCATGAATTATATTCACAttttgtatttctctctctctctctcacacacacacacacacacacacacacacacacacacacacacacacacacacacacacacacacacacacacacacacacacacacacacacacacacacacacacacacacacacacacacacacacacacacacacacacacacacacacacacacacacacacacacacacacacacacacacacacacacacacacacacgtttccaATGAATTTATTATGGTGACACCAGAATAGATCAGAGACTAAATTAATTGGAAGCCATAGAGGggttacatgtatttatttttctatGCAGAATAATGTGAATCTCCTATTCAAAAATAGCTCATTATTTCCTGAGATAAGAGGACACCTTTGAATGTGCTATCTGCATGGGACACATGAACTGGCAGTCAGCAGCCTAGTCGACAAGATAACTAGGATTCACTAACTCTCATTAGAATGTGacaatataataatatatttagCTGCACTTTTATCTAGAGTGACTTATAGTCATGCATGCATTTTACATATGCATGAAAAAGGCTTCCAAATTCTTGATGAAAGTTATTTTTAACTGCATTCGTCATTCCAAAGGTTGCCTCTGTTCCTGTATTCCATATTTAAGATGCATGAGAAGCCTCTGAATGACTGATTCATACCAGGACTGCTGATCAGTCACTTACAGACCATTTGCAGACAGCAGAATTAGAGGAGATGTTTGCTGAGTTCTGGGAGAATGGAGGAATGGATGCATGAATGAATGAGTGAATGGATGAATGAATAAATTACTGAATTGAATAAATGAATAGAATAGATGAATGACGGAACACATGAATTGTAAGGACAGACGcatggagacgagaagcaagtacagggagagCACATTTAATTCATAAACAGACATGAAACAAGACAGGACAGCGTCTGAACATGAAAAACACAacgacatcaatgctgacacagggaacaaacggaggaacagacagatatagaaggggaaatcaacaaagtgaaggagtccaggtgagtccaatattgcaCTGGTGCacataatgatggtgacaggtgtgcgtaatgatggctAGCCTGGCGCCCTCGGGTGCCAGGGAGGTGgagtgggagcaggcgtgacattaACAAATTAATTCAAGAGCCCAAAACCTAGAGCCCACCAGATCTAGCAGAGCACATTGATTGTAAGACAATGTTAGGGACAGAATCAATACCAGAGCAGGAGAGCTCTAATCTAACTGACCTAACAGATATAACAGAGCAGGAGAGCTCTAGTCTAACCTACATAACAGAATCAATACCAGAGcaggagagctctagtctagcaGATCTAACAGAATCAATACCAGAGCAGGAGAGCTCTAGTCTAACAGAATCAATACCAGAGCAGGAGAGCTCTACTCTAACCGACCTAACAGATATAACAGAATCAATACCAGATCAGGAGAGCTCTAGTCTAACCTACCTAAAAGAATCAATACCAGATCAGGAGAGCTCTAGTCTAACAGACCTAACAGAATCAATAACAGAGCAGGAGAACTCTAGTCTAGCAGACCTAATATAATTAATAACAGAGcaggagagctctagtctagcaGACCTAACAGAATCAATAACAGAGCAGGAGAGCTCTAGTCTAACAGAATCAATACCAGAGCAGGAGAACTCTAGTCTAACAGAATCAATAACAGAGCAGGAGAACTCTAGTCTAACAGAATCAATACCAGAGCAGGAGAACTCTAGTCTAACAGACCTAACAGAATCAATACCAGAGCAGGAGAACTCTAGTCTAACAGATGTAACAGAAAGAAACAGAGATTAAATGAGTGTCAGGAGCTTCAGACGTTTCATCAGGAAAACTAATAACACTGAGGTACTAGTCTCGTAAAACACAGCACCTGTCCCCTTAGGGCTTCTGTTTTGAAAATGTCAGGCAGTTCCTGTCCACTTCCTCCTCACCAGAGTAGAAGAACACAACAAAAACACCCCAAAATATCAGTCTccaaaaataacaaataacaacACATCTAACCCTAGAGACCCGTGGCTGCCTGCCCTGTCTGgatgagtttctctctctctctcagtctctctctctcagtctctctctctcagtctctctctctctctctctctctctctctctctctctctctctctctctctctctctctctctctctctctctctctctctctctctctctctctctctctctctctctctctctctctctctctctctctcagtctctctctctcagtatctctctctctcagtctctcagtctctctctctctctctctctgtctctctctctctgtctctcagtctctctcagtctctcagtctctctctctcagtctctcagtctctctctctctcagtctctctctctcagtctctctctctctcagtctctctctcagtctctctctctcagtctctctctctctgtctctctctctcccagtctctctctctctctctctctctcagtctctctctctcagtctctcagtctctcagtctctctctcagtctctcagtctcagtctctcagtctcagtctctctctctcagtctctcaaattcaaattcaagctgctttattggcatgaaaaacattgtgtcaatattgccaaagcaacaatgtatacaatatacattgtaataaaattataaacaatgacaaataataatatagaatggcagtaaataataatacaaaattaaatataaaaatagtaacaataaaatggtaacagtcaataatcgaatgtaatgtaataaatatttaaaaatgaaactataactaacttataactaaataacggtcatcttcaccattaacccggtactacaactactatcatcattaccactactaccaccaccaccatcattaaactgctatcattaccattaccacccataccattactatttggaatgataaacaacaataataatagtaataacaataacagtaataacaataatagtaataataagtaagttactgcttactatgcagatgttattatttactgtccctcaggctatggcaggcaaatacatatttggctgcaagaggagccattgctccttcgcccatgagtatttttagtttttcctctgggtttaataagttaaaatttggaataaatgtagtcatttctgtgaataattaatctcttggtgaggaatatttatcacagtaaaggagaaagtgcatctctgtttctacctcccctgtcgtgcagtgaccgcATACActctcctctttgggtagccatgtctttttatgtctgccggtttctattgccagtcggtggtcactcagcctgtacttggtaaggatctgtctctgcttcgtatctctgacagagtagagataatcagccaattcatattctctgtttagggtcagatagcaatttagtcggctctgggattttgtttcgtttttccaatgttgtatatatgagtcctttgattggttcatgattttgtttattggaattctttcttttgaagcagtgctggtgtcagcttgtttggttaggtccaacaccagctgactgagtgtgagtctctctctctctcagtctctctctctctctctctctctctctctctctctctctctctctctctctctctctctctctctctctctctctctctctctctctctctctctctctctctctctctctctctctctctctctctctctgtctctctctcagtctctctctcgctctctctcagtctctctctctctccgtctctctctctctccgtctctctctcagtctctctcgctctctctcagtctctctctctctctgtatgctgggagtgtttggtgcatgctgggaattgtaTGATCGAGGgagtgcgtgtgttgtgtagagTTAGATATTCAGAACTTTCTTTCGGTTTTCTCTTTCTTGGTGGCATTCTTTTGTTTTCTTCTGTGCATGATTaagattattataattttttttgtgtggtagaattaagtatttagtttttttcgtATCGAAATTACCTTGATTTTGGCGGGGATGGCAGCCCGAATTGGGatgccgtccctgtcacttcggcacggctttaggtgtgttactgaagctgctgtcacggtggaggagtttctggtcgccgtaggagagaaggtaggatatGAGAATGTTGCTTATGCGTCACGgatgaataaagcggtggtggtttttcttaaagaagagcgtcttgttgatcggatggttgagcatggtgtacttcttaaaggtatgtttattcaagttacgccgcttttttctccgtcaacaagggtaacgatttcaaatgtaccaccgtttattccaaatgagctattggagcgcgagttattgcgctttgggaagtttgcaagTTCAATTAAGATTGTCCCATTGGGTTCCAAACACCCGggtctgaaacaggttatgttgtttcggcgacaggtgtttatgtttttggactcaccggaaCAGACTTTAGAGTTATCttttaaagtcaagtatgacaatagactgtatatggcttatgctagtacgggtagtcaacggtgttttgagtgtggggatgttggccataagcgacatgcttgcccgaaaagggagaaggcagagggaggggcgcaggtggtcatcataacgcctgggcccactcaTGTAGGGAGAAGTGGGCTGAGAGTggttgagcagccacaagcacctgttgctgAGGAACAAGTTATCCGTGTTGAGGCCACGAGTTTGCAACTTGTATTAGAGGGAAATGTTATGCAGCAGAAAAATATTGTTGTAGAAGGTAAGGATGGATCTGaagagccagttcctcagactggtgaggaggtgcccagtacAAGTACTGGGGCACAGGAGGTGGTTCATATGGagctaatctcccaggtagtggaggagatgccctctacgagtaatggagtacaggagggggttcatgtggagctaatctcccaggtagtggaggagatgcccactacgagtaatggggtacaggagggggttcatgtggagctaggctcccaggtagtggaggagatgcccaccacgAGTAATGGGgttcaggagggggttcatgtggagctaatctcccaggtagtggaggagatgcccactacgagtaacggggtacaggagggggttcatgtggagctaatctcccaggtagtggaggagatgcccactacgagtaatggggtacaggagggggttcatgtggagctaatctcccaggtagtggaggagatgcccactacgagtaatggggtacaggagggggttcatgtggagctaggctcccaggtagtggaggagatgcccaccacgAGTAATGGGgttcaggagggggttcatgtggagctaatctcccaggtagtggaggagatgcccactatgagtaatggggtacaggagggggttcatgtggagataggctcccaggtagtggaggagatgcccaccacgAGTAATGGGgttcaggagggggttcatgtggagctaatctcccaggtagtggaggagatgcccactacgagtaacggggtacaggagggggttcatgtggagctaatctcccaggtagtggaggagatgcccactacgagtaacggggtacaggagggggttcatgtggagctaatctcccaggtagtggaggagatgcccactacgagtaatggggtacaggcgggggttcatgtggagcttggctcccaggtagtggaggagatgcccaccacgAGTAATGGGgttcaggagggggttcatgtggagctaatctcccaggtagtggaggagatgcccactatgagtaatggggtacaggagggggttcatgttagcataggctcccaggtagtggaggagatgcccactatgagtaatggggtacaggagggggttcatgtggagctaggctctcaggtagtggaggagatgcccaccacgagtaatggggttcaggtggggctagtctcccaggtagtggaggagatgcctggtacgagtgatgggctgcaagtggggagtgttgaaagggatgtggtagaggggagtcagtggtctgtggcctcagctgaggaggatcaggagaaggatatggatatctcttttgatatgacagcagctggtgaggactcaatttatgatctagaggaggtaaatggtattctggatcagacttttgggaaatctgtcaaattggcagaatattttgatgttgatacgtttgtgaggtcagct of Salvelinus alpinus chromosome 4, SLU_Salpinus.1, whole genome shotgun sequence contains these proteins:
- the LOC139572675 gene encoding collagen alpha-1(I) chain-like — encoded protein: MVFSVLLYHPHKCQGTCLKGAKQSPQECGQQGAKQSPQACGQQGAKQSPQACGQQGAKQSPQECGQQGAKQSPQECGQQGAKQSPQECGQQGAKQSPQACWQQGAKQSPQACGQQGAKQSPQECGQQGAKQSPQACGQQGAKQSPQECGQQGAKQSPQACGQQGAKQSPQECGQQGAKQSPQECGQQGAKQSPQECGQQGAKQSPQECGQQGAKQSPQACGQQGAKQSPQECGQQGASSFLRSVGSREPSSLLRSGAKQSPQECGQQGAKQSPQECGQQGAKQSPQECGQQGAKQSPQACGQQGAKQSPQACGQQGAKQSPQECGQQGAKQSPQACWQQGAKQSPQACGQQGAKQSPQECGQQGAKQSPQACGQQGAKQSPQECGQQGAKQSPQACGQQGAKQSPQECGQQGAKQSPQECGQQGAKQSPQECGQQGAKQSPQACGQQGAKQSPQECGQQGAKQSPQACWQQGAKQSPQACGQQGAKQSPQECGQQGAKQSPQAFGQQGAKQSPQECGQQGAKQSPQACGQQGAKQSPQECGQQGAKQSPQECGQQGAKQSPQECGQQGAKQSPQECGQQGAKQSPQACGQQGAKQSPQECGQQGASSFLRSGAKQSPQECGQQGAKQSPQECGQQGAKQSPQACGQQGAKQSPQACGQQGAKQSPQECGQQGAKQSPQACWQQGAKQSPQACGQQGAKQSPQECGQQGAKQSPQACGQQGAKQSPQECGQQGAKQSPQACGQQGAKQSPQECGQQGAKQSPQECGQQGAKQSPQECGQQGAKQSPQACGQQGAKQSPQECGQQGAKQSPQACWQQGAKQSPQACGQQGAKQSPQECGQQGAKQSPQACGQQGAKQSPQECGQQGAKQSPQACGQQGAKQSPQECGQQGAKQSPQECVQQGAKQSPQECGQQGAKQSPQECGQQGAKQSPQECGQQGAKQSPQECGQQGAKQSPQECGQQGAKQSPQECGQQGAKQSPQACGQQGAKQSPQECGQQGAKQSPQECGQQGAKQSPQECGQQGAKQSPQECGQQGAKQLSKGWWFKSLRRLALFVHWEFTIILGM